In Belonocnema kinseyi isolate 2016_QV_RU_SX_M_011 chromosome 4, B_treatae_v1, whole genome shotgun sequence, a single window of DNA contains:
- the LOC117171011 gene encoding ankyrin-3-like, protein MANLETLQELSHAVQSGCINEVKRLTSNLPDNYLTSWDRGFNLLYNALWCNQIEISKLLISRGCPLFGTELKTALHIAVIKGDLLLVQMLLKRGLSFTLSDNEGMTPIYNLAYRFSSDEETSQILDFLVSQGANLNSKHRESGYTLLHFSAFLGNFSIVPLLITKKCHMNARSKEGVTALHVAAMKGYSQIVSELLCAGARPNIRTESSITPLCFAIRSGDMTTIEMLLNRTLRGFRQLKEDEPFIYHAVGTGNKAIVELLLLKGASVNVYSAGKTPLHLAVEMGREDLASILLKSGADPKASQLHASVSELNRITTGYTALHIAAEKEHAGIVNLLLQNGAHSGAADEAGRTPLHLATKTGSLPILAALLMSNRNPISAFTLAEPDGFTPLHIAAENGFEDIVKLFLDVGIPVQLSAKNGWEALHIAVQKQNKALILLLLIYGADVNAAGVNAIETPLFIGAEIGSAEIVEILSEASSTRSSRWIEGYFPLYIAAYRGHKEVVKVLLRKGVDLKANLGKYLSPLHAAAQKGHDKIVDLLLEYGAEVNPKNTEDASGYFSTPILAAVRAGHESIIFTLLNRGAFINVKLHSASQKCSFDVERLLTYGDYTDSELAGKVGYTPLHFAVEAGNETLVQILLSLGANVNVISANSITPLRIAIEKEHAAIVSYLLTAGADIKMRDLILHIAILKKNEEIASMLLKAGVDVNTKSEDNKTALSIALETQQEKLVEYLLKTGADVNIEINDSPILNFALSTKNINISEMILKSGINVNAKSRDGITALSIAVYNSMETIVQPLLEAGANPNVGLYLTPILNIALAKENLKIAEMLIKFGANVNTKSIFGIAPLGIAVDSELPEIVRHLLDAGANVNVIHDNKSVLQNAVSKKNVAITEMLLKAGADANFNRNADYHHDKPAIFTAVETNNKLIVEMLLKHGADVNIIFKNSTPLCLAAEREFEDIVQTLLEAGANTYVMECNSEPVLFTAIRQKNSKIINLLFKHNSPINCISSWRNPNQCIDNFETNYTPLHLAVSESSANIVELLLQKGSFVDFELDDFPLHNAVKRGEKQIVSILIKYGASVNSVCKHGKTPLLHAVEEGFTNIVRLLLMNGASVETQNDNSLLHTALNSGSNIEIIQLLLDCGVDVNATGKYGSAISRLLESEVDDVSESMVIESIIQNINNSSDSRNSFVEDAWEWENLLSSESEVKIEELVKIQPDDLDTNEGTEDKDQTTEDIKNNSSEKIKLLKLFLEYGGDPNTKTAENGNSGLYLATFQEKTAAVELLIQNGADVNSFNNSGFSPLKFVMKNVRFNLNDFEREKKSIFYMQDVNSRRIARLMVQEIARLEALNGGINDQNLSLISFNLLAEFYDHCQKEIEEMRLNKICNWLNFFDILIGNNSKLANYIKNKKIKQVLNSCDCLKQYPLYGKALKARITDAKKRKVLLEMSTKPLKKIFRFEFPNLIVDEIFNYLSNRDLRVLCIACNPTVFLKAETICKNPVKVELFKNFVSE, encoded by the coding sequence ATGGCTAATCTGGAAACTCTGCAGGAATTGTCACACGCTGTTCAGTCTGGATGCATCAACGAAGTTAAACGTTTAACTAGTAACCTTCCAGATAATTATTTAACATCATGGGACAGGGGTTTTAATCTTCTTTATAATGCGCTCTGGTGTAATCAAATAGAAATATCTAAATTACTTATAAGTCGGGGATGTCCATTATTTGGAACTGAATTGAAAACAGCTCTTCATATAGCTGTTATCAAAGGAGATTTATTGTTGGTACAAATGCTATTAAAAAGAGGACTGTCCTTCACTTTATCAGACAACGAAGGAATGACACCTATTTATAATCTCGCATACCGATTTTCTTCTGACGAAGAGACCTCCCAAATCCTCGACTTTCTTGTTAGCCAAGGTGCAAATCTTAATAGCAAACATCGAGAAAGTGGTTATACATTGCTCCACTTTTCTGCTTTCCTAGGAAACTTCTCTATTGTTCCATTGCTTATAACGAAAAAATGCCATATGAATGCCAGATCAAAAGAAGGTGTAACTGCTCTACATGTAGCAGCAATGAAAGGTTACTCTCAGATTGTTTCCGAACTTCTTTGCGCTGGTGCTAGACCCAATATTCGTACCGAAAGCAGCATCACTCCTCTATGCTTCGCTATACGAAGCGGTGATATGACAACCATTGAAATGCTTCTTAACAGAACTCTTCGCGGATTTCGACAACTCAAAGAAGATGAACCGTTCATCTACCACGCTGTAGGTACAGGCAATAAAGCAATCGTCGAATTGCTTTTACTCAAAGGAGCATCCGTCAACGTTTATTCAGCAGGAAAAACACCTCTGCATCTTGCAGTTGAAATGGGCAGGGAAGACCTCGCgagtattcttttaaaatcaggTGCAGACCCGAAGGCATCTCAATTGCATGCTTCAGTTTCAGAGCTAAATCGAATTACTACTGGCTACACAGCTCTGCACATTGCTGCTGAAAAGGAACATGCAGGAATCGTCAATTTGTTATTGCAAAATGGCGCACATTCTGGAGCTGCCGACGAAGCTGGAAGAACTCCATTACACTTGGCAACTAAAACTGGATCTTTGCCAATTCTTGCTGCCCTTTTAATGAGTAATCGTAACCCTATTTCTGCATTCACTCTAGCAGAGCCAGATGGTTTCACGCCTCTTCATATTGCCGCTGAAAATGGTTTTGAAGACATTGTGAAACTTTTCCTAGATGTTGGGATTCCTGTTCAATTGTCGGCAAAAAATGGATGGGAGGCTCTTCATATTGCTGTTCAAAAGCAAAACAAGGCCTTGATTTTACTACTTTTAATATACGGCGCCGATGTGAATGCAGCAGGAGTCAATGCAATCGAAACTCCCTTGTTCATTGGTGCAGAAATCGGATCCGCGGAAATTGTAGAGATTCTGTCTGAAGCTTCATCAACCCGTTCCTCAAGGTGGATTGAAGGTTACTTTCCACTATATATTGCAGCTTATCGAGGACATAAAGAAGTTGTGAAGGTGCTTTTAAGGAAGGGTGTAGATCTCAAAGCAAATCTCGGGAAATATCTTTCTCCTTTGCACGCAGCTGCTCAAAAAGGACACGACAAAATTGTCGATCTGCTTCTTGAATATGGTGCTGAAGTCAATCCGAAAAATACTGAAGACGCCTCTGGTTATTTTTCTACGCCAATCCTTGCTGCTGTTCGTGCTGGCCATGAAAGTATCATTTTTACGCTTTTGAACCGTGGCGCTTTCATAAATGTAAAGCTTCACTCAGCTTCTCAGAAATGTTCCTTTGACGTGGAACGTCTTCTAACCTACGGAGATTACACAGATTCTGAATTGGCTGGAAAAGTTGGATACACTCCGCTTCATTTTGCCGTAGAAGCTGGAAACGAGACATTAGTACAAATTCTTTTAAGCCTTGGAGCGAACGTAAACGTAATATCTGCAAATTCAATTACGCCACTCAGAATAGCCATTGAGAAAGAACATGCGGCAATTGTTAGCTACCTTTTAACAGCAGGTGCCGATATTAAGATGCGAGATTTGATTCTACACATTGCtatcttaaagaaaaatgaagaGATTGCTTCTATGCTCTTGAAAGCTGGAGTTGATGTAAACACTAAATCCGAAGATAACAAAACAGCTCTGAGTATTGCCCTTGAAACTCAACAAGAAAAGCTGGTGGAATATCTTCTCAAAACTGGTGCGGATgtgaatattgaaataaatgattcaccaattctaaattttgctctctcaacgaaaaatataaacatttccgaaatgattttaaaatctgGGATTAACGTCAATGCTAAATCAAGAGATGGTATAACAGCGTTAAGTATTGCTGTTTACAACTCAATGGAGACAATTGTTCAGCCTCTATTAGAAGCTGGTGCTAATCCCAATGTTGGATTGTATTTAACCCCGATTCTAAACATTGCTCTtgcaaaggaaaatttaaaaatcgccgAAATGCTTATAAAATTTGGTGCTAATGTTAACACAAAATCAATATTTGGTATAGCACCGCTAGGTATTGCTGTTGACAGCGAACTACCAGAGATCGTTCGACATCTTCTTGACGCTGGTGCAAATGTTAATGTCATACATGACAATAAATCAGTTTTGCAAAATGCTGTGTCGAAGAAGAATGTAGCAATTACCGAAATGCTTTTGAAGGCTGGTGCTGATGCTAACTTTAACCGAAATGCTGATTATCATCATGATAAACCAGCTATTTTTACTGCAGTGGAAACAAATAacaaattgattgttgaaatgcTTCTAAAGCATGGCGCtgatgtaaatattatatttaaaaacagtaCACCACTCTGTCTGGCCGCTGAAAGAGAGTTCGAAGATATTGTTCAAACTCTTCTAGAAGCTGGCGCTAATACCTATGTTATGGAATGCAACTCTGAACCAGTACTCTTTACTGCGATCAggcaaaaaaattccaaaataatcaatttgCTTTTCAAACATAATTCCCCAATCAATTGTATTTCCAGCTGGAGAAATCCAAACCAGTGCAtcgataattttgaaactaaCTACACACCTCTCCATCTTGCCGTTTCGGAAAGCAGTGCTAATATCGTCGAACTGCTTTTACAGAAGGGATCATTCGTGGATTTTGAATTGGATGATTTTCCTCTCCATAATGCAGTTAAGAGGGGGGAGAAACAGATTGTTAGCATACTCATAAAATATGGTGCTAGCGTTAATTCTGTTTGTAAGCATGGCAAAACACCACTTTTACATGCTGTTGAGGAAGGTTTTACGAATATTGTAAGACTACTTTTGATGAACGGTGCATCCGTTGAAACTCAAAATGATAATTCTCTTCTTCATACTGCTTTAAATAGCGGCTCAAATATAGAAATTATTCAACTTCTTTTAGATTGTGGCGTTGACGTCAATGCTACCGGTAAATATGGTTCGGCAATTTCCCGACTCTTAGAAAGTGAAGTCGACGATGTGAGTGAAAGTATGGTAATTGAAAgcataattcaaaatataaataacagCAGTGATAGTCGTAACAGTTTTGTAGAAGACGCTTGGGAATGGGAAAATTTACTGTCTTCAGAAAGTGAAGTCAAAATTGAAGAACTTGTTAAAATACAGCCAGATGATCTCGACACAAATGAGGGAACAGAAGATAAAGATCAAACCACCGAAGATATAAAAAACAATAgttcagagaaaataaaattactgaaactCTTCCTAGAATATGGTGGTGATCCTAACACCAAAACAGCAGAAAATGGAAACTCTGGTCTCTATTTAGCCACATTTCAGGAAAAAACTGCTGCAGTAGAACTTTTGATTCAGAACGGTGCTGACGTCAACTCTTTCAATAATTCTGGATTTTCTCCTTTGAAGTTTGTAATGAAGAATGTTCGGTTCAACTTGAACGATTTTGAAcgtgaaaaaaaatccattttttacatGCAAGATGTGAACAGCAGACGTATTGCACGTTTGATGGTACAAGAAATCGCTAGACTAGAAGCTTTAAACGGAGGGATAAATGATCAGAATTTGTCTTTGATTAGCTTTAATCTCTTGGCAGAATTCTACGACCACTGTcaaaaagaaatagaagaaatgagacttaacaaaatttgtaattggctgaatttttttgacatattgaTAGGGAATAACAGTAAATTAGCtaactatattaaaaataaaaaaattaaacaagttttgaATTCTTGTGATTGCCTGAAACAGTATCCACTATATGGAAAAGCTTTAAAAGCCCGTATCACTGATGCTAAAAAAAGGAAGGTTTTGTTAGAGATGAGCACAAagccattgaaaaaaattttcagatttgaatTTCCCAATCTTATTgttgatgaaatatttaattatttatcgaaTAGAGATTTGCGAGTCTTATGCATTGCTTGTAATCCCACAGTATTTCTTAAGGCGGAAACCATTTGCAAGAATCCTGTTAAAGTTGagctctttaaaaattttgttagcgAATag